A genomic window from Octopus sinensis unplaced genomic scaffold, ASM634580v1 Contig15618, whole genome shotgun sequence includes:
- the LOC115230485 gene encoding uncharacterized protein PF07_0086-like, whose translation MAQCSIVFKTIGEHKRCDKRFDKRCDKRCDKRFDKRCDKRCDKRCDKRCDKRCDKRFDKRCDKRFDKRFDKRCDKRCDKRFDKRCDKRCDKRCDKRFDKRCDKRCDKRFDKRCDKRCDKRFDKRLISDVINDRCDKRCDKRCDKRCDKRCDKRCDKDCDKRFDKRCDKRCDKRCDKRCDKRCDKRCDKRCDKRCDKRFDKRCDKRCDKRCDKRCDKRCDKRCDKRFDKRCDKRCDKRCDKRCDKRCDKRCDNDCASSL comes from the exons aacataaacgATGTGATAAGCGATTTGATAAGCGATGTGATAAACGATGTGATAAGCGATTTGATAAGCGATGTGATAAGCGATGTGATAAACGATGTGATAAGCGATGTGATAAGCGATGTGATAAGCGATTTGATAAGCGATGTGATAAGCGATTTGATAAGCGATTTGATAAGCGATGTGATAAGCGATGTGATAAGCGATTTGATAAGCGATGTGATAAGCGATGTGATAAGCGATGTGATAAGCGATTTGATAAGCGATGTGATAAGCGATGTGATAAGCGATTTGATAAGCGATGTGATAAACGATGTGATAAGCGATTTGATAAGCGATTGATAAGCGATGTGATAAACGAT CGATGTGATAAGCGATGTGATAAGCGATGTGATAAGCGATGTGATAAGCGATGTGATAAGCGATGTGATAAGGATTGTGATAAGCGATTTGATAAGCGATGTGATAAGCGATGTGATAAGCGATGTGATAAGCGATGTGATAAGCGATGTGATAAGCGATGTGATAAGCGATGTGATAAGCGATGTGATAAGCGATTTGATAAGCGATGTGATAAGCGATGTGATAAGCGATGTGATAAGCGATGTGATAAGCGATGTGATAAGCGATGTGATAAGCGATTTGATAAGCGATGTGATAAGCGATGTGATAAGCGATGTGATAAGCGATGTGATAAGCGATGTGATAAGCGATGTgataacgattgtgccagctcgttATAA